A window of Caldicoprobacter guelmensis genomic DNA:
TGCAAATAATACTATTCCTATATGATTAGTACTATTTAATTTTATTTAAAAACGCGGTGGCTGTCAACGATTATTTTAAATAATTCCTATATGAATAGTATAAATATGTATGAATAATACCACCAATTGTAAAAACTCATAAAAAAGGCTTACCTTGAGTTAAGGTAAGCCTTTAGTTAGGGGTTTCAAGAATCAGCATAATGCTCTTTCGAAATCTTCAATTAAATCATCGATGTCTTCAAGCCCCACCGATACTCTTATTAAATCGTCTGTTATCCCCAGCCTTTCTCTTTCTGATTTGGGTATGGCGGCATGCGACATTTTAACCGGATAGGATACGATGGTTTCAACGCCGCCGAGGCTTGCAGCCACGGCGGCTAATTTTATTTTTTTCATAAAACTTTTCGCTTTTTCGGCATCGATGGTTTTAAAGGAGAGCACAGCTCCTGCTCCATCCGCCTGGCTGTAATGAATATCTCTGCCCTCGTGATTTTGAAGCCCTGGATAGTATACCTGTTTTACATTTTTATTCTTCTGCAGATATTCTGCCAGCTTTTGCGCGCTATGTTGCTGATAATCGAGTCTGACCTTAAGCGTTTTCAACCCCCTTAAAAGTAGCCAGCTGTCCTGAGGGCCGAGAATTGCACCAAAGTTATTTTGCACTGCATATATCTTTTGGCTCAATTCAGCGCCTTTGACCACTACCAGGCCTCCAATCACGTCGCTGTGTCCGCCGATAAACTTTGTAGCGCTGTGAATTACAATGTCAAACCCAAGTTCTATAGGCCTTTGCAGATAGGGCGACATAAAGGTGTTGTCGATAATGGTGATAAGGTTATGCTCTCTGGCAATTTTAACTATATTCCTTAAATCAGTTATTTTGAGCAGCGGATTTGAAGGCGTTTCAACATAAATTGCCCTGGTATTAGGGGTAATGCTTTCCTTTACGACATCGATATCTGTTGTATCAACAAAGCTGGCGGAGAGGTGATAGCGTGCAAAGAAGGATGTAAGGATCCGGTGGGTTCCGCCGTACACGTCCTGGCTCACTATAATATGATCACCCGACGAAAAAATCGAGAGTACCGAGGATATTGCGGCCATTCCGGAAGCAAAGGCAAAGCCTTTATCGCCTCCCTCCAGTATGGCTATGGTTTCTTCAAGGGCCTTTCTGGTTGGATTGCCCGAGCGGGAGTATTCGTATTCCTGTGGTTGGTCGATGTCTCTCAGGTGGTAGGTTGAAACCTGGTATATTGGTATGCTGAGCGCTCCCGTATTTTTATCCATTTCATTTCCGTTATGAATTAATTTTGTTGCGAATCTCATATAAATATCACCTGTCCCTGATTATTAGCTTGATTGTAGGAGAATATCGTTTACCTGCATATGGCGAGGCTGGCAATCAAAATTCATTCCAGTTCTTAGTCCAGCGCCTGTTCTAGATCGGATATAAGGTCTTCGACCGCCTCAATCCCTACAGACAGCCTAAGAAGTTTATCTGTAACGCCAATTCGCCTTCTCATTTCTTCGGGTATAGCTGAGTGCGTCTGTACAATAGGATAGGTTATGAGGCTTTCTACACCTCCAAGGCTTTCGGCAAACATGATTACCTGTACCCTTTTAAGGACCTGTTCTACAAGTGCTGCGTTCTTGACTGAAAATGATATCATCGCGCCAAAACCTGAAGCCTGCCTCCTGGAGATCTCGTAGCCTTCATGATCGCTGAGCCCCACATAATACACCTTTTCAACCTTTTTATGGTTTTGCAGCCATTTAGCGATAGCTAGTGCATTTTCCTGCTGTCTTTCAAGCCTTACTGCCAACGTTTTAATTCCCCGGAGGATCAACCAGCTATCGAAAGGAGCCAAAACCGCTCCTTCGGATTTCTGTATCAGTTTTATCCTTTCGGCTATCTCGTCGTCGTTTGCAACTATAAACCCGGCTAAGGTATCGTTGTGGCCTCCGAGGTATTTTGTCCCGCT
This region includes:
- a CDS encoding trans-sulfuration enzyme family protein; amino-acid sequence: MRFATKLIHNGNEMDKNTGALSIPIYQVSTYHLRDIDQPQEYEYSRSGNPTRKALEETIAILEGGDKGFAFASGMAAISSVLSIFSSGDHIIVSQDVYGGTHRILTSFFARYHLSASFVDTTDIDVVKESITPNTRAIYVETPSNPLLKITDLRNIVKIAREHNLITIIDNTFMSPYLQRPIELGFDIVIHSATKFIGGHSDVIGGLVVVKGAELSQKIYAVQNNFGAILGPQDSWLLLRGLKTLKVRLDYQQHSAQKLAEYLQKNKNVKQVYYPGLQNHEGRDIHYSQADGAGAVLSFKTIDAEKAKSFMKKIKLAAVAASLGGVETIVSYPVKMSHAAIPKSERERLGITDDLIRVSVGLEDIDDLIEDFERALC